In Campylobacter porcelli, the sequence AAAAAAATATATCAAATTTAACCAATCAATCAAATATAGATAAAATAGATAACTCTGGAAATATAGCTGATATTAAAAATCAAGGACAAATAGATAATCTAAATAATAAAAATATTATCACTAGCATTGATAATATAAAAAACATTCAAACTATAAACAACCAAGGCAAAATAGCAAATTTACAAAATTTTAAAACTATAGGTGGCGGTAAAATCGGGATTAATAATAGTAATAAAATAGGTTCATTAATCAATCACGGCACTATAACTGCAAAGATTGGGCTAGATAATAGCGGAGTGATAGATAAGATAGATAATCAAGGCGTCATCGCTGGAGATAAATTTGGTATAAATAATAGCTCAGTAATCTCAAATTTGATTAATTCAGGGACTATAAGTGGCAAGGAAGCAGCTATAAATAATGAAGGCGTGATAGAAAAGCTAACTCTTATGCCAAGCTCAAAACTCTTAAGCGACTCACAAACGATAATCAAAAATAGCGGAATTATAGGCGAGATAGATAGTCAAATACAGATTGATAAAAAAACTTCGATTGTTATTGATAATGATAGTGTGCTTAGTAGGGTTAATATTAAAACTGATATGAGTGGGCTAGATTATGGGGTGAAAAATAGCGGCGAGATTACAGATTTGATAATTAATGCGAATTTAGAAGGCGAAAATCACGCTGGGATTAGCAATAATAACACCATATCAAAGATTACAAATAGTAGCACTCTAAGCGGATATAATGGAATTTACAATGATAACTACATAGGCACTATAGAAAATAATGGCACGATTATATCTCATTCTAGCACGGCTATTTATAACGATGGAACAATAGATAAGATAGATAATAATGGTAAGATAGTAGGCGATATTATCAATAACTCGCCAAATACTATTAAACAGCTAATAAACTCTGGCGAGATAACTGGAAATATGATAAATAACGCTGGAATGAATGTAGGTCTATACACTCAAGATAAAGCTATAGAAAATAAAGGCAAAATAGCTGGAATAATCAACCACGGCACCATAAGAGCGAAAAAATATGGAATTTATAATGATATTGGTGCTAATATATCAAATTTAGCTAATTACGGCAAGATAATATTTAAAGATCAAAATGGTGCTCAAATATATAATAATGGAAATATAGATATTACTATGTGGGGCATTAGCTTAGGCGGGACTAGCCTAAGCAGTATAGATACCACTAATGGCAATGCCAATATAGATGATAGGATATTTGTAGCTGGGGATAATGTAGATGGGATTAAATTTGGTAATAACTCCATCATAGTCTCATCAGGTAGTAGCACCGGTGGCGTGCATGCACTAGATAATATGGTATTAAAGCATAATGGCACTAGCTATATCGGAGTGGGCGATGAGATTGGTATAAACTGTGATACGCTGGTATTTAACAATAATGGAATAATGAATATGACTTGTATAACCTTAGCTGGTGGCGGACAAGCTATAAATATAATCTCTAATAAAGCTAAAGTAGATATACCGCGAGTATGGATAAACAATCACACTATATCTAGCAACACCCATATGGATATACTAAGGAAGCTGAATTTAACAAATTTTGATTTAAGCAGTGATGACTGGGTGGGATTTGCTACGCCATATGCTAGCCATACAAAGCTAAATTTACAAAATGGCAAAGCCACCACAAATACTTATGGTGCTCTAATAGGAGCTAGTAAAACCCTAGATATAGGTGCTATGGTGGCACTTTATACTGGCTATGAGTATGCTAGTACCAATATGCCAAGAAGCTCTAGCTTAGATGATAGATCATACTACACAGGGGTTAGCTACTATGGGGAGTTAAATTTGTTAGATAGGATAGATGCGTATGTCAAATTACATAGTGCATATAAATATACTAAAAGCAAAATAGTTAAATTAGATGAGGCTAGGACAACGACGCTAGAGTATCTAAATTCAGATAGAGCTAGATTAAGCTCCATAGGTGCTAGTGCGGCTCTTGGGGTCAATATCTACCAAAATAATAACACCATATCCCCAGAGCTATCTCTAGGCTATGATAGAATAAATATAAGCAATTATACTTTAGGCTATGAAGAGTATGCTAAATCTCATCTAAACTTGCCAAATTTATCAGCCTCCATCGCATGGCAAAAGGATTATGAAAATATTTACACCACGGCAAAAATTGGGGTAAAAAGGCTATTAAGCGATACTCACAAAACCGCCTTAAAATATCAAAATTTAAATATGGATAAGGCAGATACTAAGCTCATTAACACCTATATAGATACAAGCTTAGCCTTAGGATGTAAGGTAGATGATAATACAAATTTATCTATAATCTACTATGGCAATTACGCTAATGAAGCAAAAAGCCACTCTATTATGGCTCAAATGGAGAGTAAATTTTAATAAAAATCAAATTTATATTTAAATTTTATTAGGCTATTAGCTTTTTTAAGATAAAATAACCCCATTTGTATAACCAAAATCACAAGGAAAATTATGGACGAAAATAAGAAAAAAAGCCTTGATTTAGCTCTTAAGCAGATTGATAAGGCCTTTGGTAAAGGCACTATTTTAAGGCTAGGAGATAAGGAGATTGAGCCTATTGATAGTATTAGCACAGGATCGATTGGGCTTGATATCGCTCTTGGTATTGGTGGGGTGCCAAAAGGTAGAATTATAGAAATTTATGGCCCTGAAAGCTCTGGTAAGACTACTCTTACTTTACATTTGATAGCTGAGTGTCAAAAAAATGGTGGAGTTTGTGCCTTTGTAGATGCAGAGCACGCTCTTGATGTCAAATATGCTAAAAATTTAGGTATTGATACAGATAATTTATATATATCTCAGCCAGATTTTGGCGAGCAAGCCCTTGATATAGTAGAGACCCTAGCTAGAAGTGGAGCGGTGGATCTAATCATAGTTGATAGCGTTGCAGCGCTCACGCCAAAAAGCGAGATAGAAGGCGATATGGGGGATCAGCATGTCGGCCTTCAAGCAAGGCTAATGAGCCAAGCCTTAAGAAAGCTTACTGGTATCGTCCATAAAATGGGAACTACGGTTGTATTTATCAACCAAATTCGTATGAAAATAGGAGCCATGGGATATGGCACACCTGAGACTACAACTGGCGGTAATGCG encodes:
- the recA gene encoding recombinase RecA, whose protein sequence is MDENKKKSLDLALKQIDKAFGKGTILRLGDKEIEPIDSISTGSIGLDIALGIGGVPKGRIIEIYGPESSGKTTLTLHLIAECQKNGGVCAFVDAEHALDVKYAKNLGIDTDNLYISQPDFGEQALDIVETLARSGAVDLIIVDSVAALTPKSEIEGDMGDQHVGLQARLMSQALRKLTGIVHKMGTTVVFINQIRMKIGAMGYGTPETTTGGNALKFYASVRLDVRKVATLKQSDEPIGNRVKVKVVKNKVAPPFKVAEFDIMFGEGISKEGEIVDYGVKLDIIDKSGAWFSYESTKIGQGRENAKAFLKENLNIADEITAKIRENLGDSMMSSADDENESEEE